A stretch of the Poseidonibacter parvus genome encodes the following:
- the gmd gene encoding GDP-mannose 4,6-dehydratase: MAENTEKKVALITGITGQDGSYLAEFLLKKGYEVHGVKRRSSLFNTDRIDHLYQDPHVENRNLILHFGDMTDSMNLTRIIQEVQPDEIYNLAAMSHVAVSFETPEYVANADGTGTLRILEAVKLLGLTNKTRIYQASTSELYGKVQETPQSETTPFYPRSPYAVAKMYAYWITVNYREAYGMYACNGILFNHESPVRGETFVTRKITRAASKIALGLQDRLYLGNLDAKRDWGHAKDYVRMMWMILQADEPEDWVIATGQTTTVRDFVTMAFKYAGIELEFKGTGVDEKAYVVSCSNPDYQVEIGSNVVSVDPKYFRPTEVDLLLGDPTKAETKLGWNREYQLKELVDDMMKSDLKLMTKDVYLQDGGYKTLSYFE, encoded by the coding sequence ATGGCAGAAAACACAGAAAAAAAAGTAGCACTAATCACAGGAATCACAGGACAAGATGGATCATATCTTGCTGAATTCTTACTAAAAAAAGGTTATGAAGTACATGGAGTAAAAAGAAGATCATCACTATTTAATACAGATAGAATAGATCACCTTTACCAAGATCCTCATGTAGAAAATAGAAACCTTATTTTACATTTTGGTGATATGACTGATTCTATGAACTTAACTAGAATTATCCAAGAAGTTCAACCTGATGAAATCTACAACTTAGCTGCAATGAGCCATGTTGCTGTGTCATTTGAAACTCCTGAATATGTTGCTAATGCTGATGGAACTGGAACACTAAGAATCCTTGAAGCTGTTAAATTACTTGGACTTACAAATAAAACTAGAATATACCAAGCATCTACTTCTGAACTTTATGGAAAAGTACAAGAAACTCCACAAAGTGAAACTACTCCTTTTTATCCAAGATCTCCTTATGCAGTTGCTAAAATGTACGCATACTGGATTACTGTAAATTATAGAGAAGCATATGGTATGTATGCTTGTAATGGTATTTTATTTAACCATGAATCACCAGTTAGAGGTGAAACTTTCGTAACTAGAAAAATCACAAGAGCAGCTTCAAAAATCGCACTTGGACTTCAAGATAGACTTTACTTAGGTAACTTAGATGCAAAAAGAGACTGGGGTCATGCAAAAGATTATGTACGAATGATGTGGATGATCTTACAAGCTGATGAGCCAGAAGATTGGGTAATTGCTACTGGACAAACTACAACTGTTAGAGACTTTGTAACTATGGCATTTAAATACGCTGGTATTGAATTAGAATTTAAAGGTACAGGTGTTGATGAAAAAGCATATGTTGTATCTTGTTCAAATCCTGATTATCAAGTAGAAATTGGATCTAATGTAGTATCAGTAGATCCTAAATACTTTAGACCTACAGAAGTTGATTTACTTTTAGGTGATCCTACAAAAGCAGAAACAAAACTTGGATGGAATAGAGAATATCAATTAAAAGAATTAGTAGATGATATGATGAAATCAGATTTAAAACTAATGACAAAAGATGTTTACCTTCAAGATGGTGGATATAAGACATTATCTTACTTTGAATAG
- a CDS encoding mannose-1-phosphate guanylyltransferase/mannose-6-phosphate isomerase: protein MTNIILCGGSGTRLWPISRTLMPKQFVKLFSCEEKKQSLFQLTVERNSKNCNSQYIVSNAEQYFLALDQLEELEKVNNKYLLEPVGRNTAPAIALACLDLPYDEIVLVTPSDHLIKDETEYAKVLEKAKELASEDNLVTFGITPQFAETGFGYIEAEGLAVKAFHEKPNKQTAEEYVKAGNYYWNSGMFCFKAGVFLDELKTYSPEIYETSKLAFNNANKEGIVRITHDDMSNIPEDSIDYAVMEKSKKVKVIPSDIAWSDVGSFDALYEELPKDENNNTLNPNHISIDSKNNLVYGNERKIATVDIEDTIIVDTGDALLISKKGSSQKVKQVVAQVRETTELHNIHLTGHRPWGTYTVLTEQEGYKVKRIEVKPGKRLSLQKHYHRNEHWIVVSGTATVTVGDTKKYVRPNESTYIKMGELHRLENEGKIPVILIEAQVGEYTGEDDIVRIDDDFSRK from the coding sequence ATGACAAATATAATACTATGCGGTGGATCAGGGACAAGACTATGGCCAATAAGTAGAACACTTATGCCAAAACAGTTTGTAAAGCTTTTTAGTTGTGAAGAAAAAAAACAGTCATTATTCCAACTAACAGTTGAAAGAAACTCTAAAAATTGTAATTCTCAATATATAGTTTCAAATGCTGAACAATACTTTTTAGCATTAGATCAACTTGAAGAGTTAGAAAAAGTAAATAATAAGTATCTTCTAGAACCAGTTGGAAGAAATACAGCACCTGCAATTGCACTAGCATGTTTAGATTTACCTTATGATGAAATAGTATTAGTAACTCCTAGTGATCATCTAATAAAAGATGAAACAGAGTATGCAAAAGTATTAGAAAAAGCTAAAGAATTAGCAAGTGAAGATAATCTTGTAACTTTTGGTATTACTCCACAATTTGCTGAAACTGGCTTTGGTTATATTGAAGCCGAAGGACTAGCAGTTAAAGCCTTTCATGAAAAACCAAATAAGCAAACTGCTGAAGAATATGTAAAAGCTGGTAATTATTACTGGAACTCTGGAATGTTCTGCTTTAAAGCTGGAGTATTCTTAGATGAACTAAAAACTTATTCTCCAGAAATTTATGAAACTTCTAAACTAGCTTTCAATAATGCAAATAAAGAAGGAATTGTAAGAATCACTCATGATGATATGAGTAATATTCCAGAAGATAGTATAGATTATGCTGTAATGGAAAAATCAAAGAAAGTAAAAGTAATACCAAGTGATATTGCATGGTCTGATGTAGGAAGCTTTGATGCTCTATATGAAGAACTACCAAAAGATGAAAATAATAATACTTTAAATCCAAATCATATTTCAATAGATTCTAAAAACAATCTTGTATATGGGAATGAAAGAAAAATAGCAACAGTAGATATAGAAGATACTATTATAGTAGATACTGGAGATGCACTTTTAATATCTAAAAAAGGAAGTTCTCAAAAAGTAAAACAAGTAGTAGCACAAGTGCGAGAAACTACAGAACTTCATAATATTCATCTTACAGGACATAGACCTTGGGGAACATATACAGTATTAACAGAACAAGAAGGTTATAAAGTAAAAAGAATAGAAGTAAAACCAGGTAAAAGACTATCTTTACAAAAACACTACCATAGAAATGAACACTGGATAGTAGTATCAGGAACTGCAACTGTTACTGTTGGAGATACAAAGAAATATGTAAGACCAAATGAATCAACATATATAAAAATGGGAGAACTTCATAGATTAGAGAATGAAGGAAAAATACCTGTGATTTTAATAGAAGCACAAGTTGGTGAGTATACTGGTGAAGATGATATTGTTAGAATAGATGATGATTTTTCTAGAAAGTAG
- a CDS encoding nucleotide sugar dehydrogenase, with translation MKKKICIIGLGYVGLPLAAAFAEKYTVVGFDINKPRVDELNNDFDRTLELNKEQLLEVKDSITYSSNLDDIKDANIYIVTVPTPIDSSNRPDLTPLVKSSQMIGKVLKKDDIVIYESTVYPGVTEEVCVPQLESESGMTFNKDFFCGYSPERINPGDKEHTVTKILKITAGSNPEIADEVDELYKSIITAGTHKASSIKVAEAAKVIENTQRDVNIALVNELALIFDTMGIDTNDVIEAAATKWNFIKLKPGLVGGHCIGVDPYYLTFKAEELGYKPNLILGARQINNGMGKYIAEKTIKIMIKKGKIIKDSNILIMGLTFKENCPDIRNTKVVDIILELKEYGANIDVYEPWIDEKDKDYYDYNFVENPIKSDKKYEAVVVAVGHDKFREYTQEEFESLINGENVLIDVKNVIPKSTWKL, from the coding sequence ATGAAAAAGAAAATATGTATAATAGGCCTAGGATATGTAGGTTTGCCACTAGCAGCAGCATTTGCAGAAAAATATACTGTTGTAGGTTTTGATATAAATAAACCAAGAGTAGATGAATTAAATAATGACTTTGATAGAACATTAGAATTAAACAAAGAACAACTACTAGAAGTAAAAGATTCTATTACTTATTCTTCTAACCTAGATGATATAAAAGATGCAAATATTTATATTGTAACAGTTCCAACTCCTATTGATTCTTCAAATAGACCAGATTTAACTCCTCTAGTAAAATCATCACAAATGATTGGTAAAGTACTTAAAAAAGATGATATTGTAATTTATGAATCAACTGTTTATCCAGGTGTTACAGAAGAAGTATGTGTACCACAACTAGAATCTGAATCAGGTATGACTTTTAATAAAGATTTTTTCTGTGGATATTCTCCTGAGAGAATTAATCCAGGTGATAAAGAACATACAGTTACAAAAATACTAAAAATCACAGCAGGATCAAACCCTGAAATTGCTGATGAAGTAGATGAACTATATAAATCAATTATCACAGCAGGAACACATAAAGCAAGCTCAATAAAGGTAGCAGAAGCAGCAAAAGTAATAGAAAATACTCAAAGAGATGTAAATATTGCCCTTGTAAATGAATTAGCTTTAATATTTGATACTATGGGTATAGATACAAATGATGTAATAGAAGCAGCAGCAACTAAATGGAACTTTATAAAATTAAAGCCAGGATTAGTTGGTGGACATTGTATTGGTGTAGATCCATATTACCTTACTTTTAAAGCAGAAGAGCTTGGATATAAACCAAATCTTATTTTAGGTGCAAGACAAATCAATAATGGTATGGGTAAATATATAGCTGAAAAGACTATAAAGATTATGATTAAAAAAGGTAAGATTATCAAAGATTCAAATATCTTAATAATGGGACTTACTTTTAAAGAAAACTGCCCTGATATTAGAAATACAAAAGTAGTTGATATTATTTTAGAATTAAAAGAATATGGTGCAAATATTGATGTATATGAACCATGGATAGATGAAAAAGATAAAGATTATTATGATTATAATTTTGTTGAAAATCCAATTAAGTCTGATAAAAAATACGAAGCAGTTGTTGTAGCAGTTGGACATGATAAATTTAGAGAATACACTCAAGAAGAGTTTGAATCTTTAATTAATGGCGAAAATGTCTTAATTGATGTTAAAAATGTAATACCAAAATCTACTTGGAAATTATAA
- a CDS encoding ELM1/GtrOC1 family putative glycosyltransferase → MKRILIISDGKPGHLNQSIAFCKIKNISYDILEVKFKLEIFKLFTYALDKFERYSDELFKEYKKYNFDFYDAVVSTGSGTYYFNKFISKKYNIKSIALMLPKSYNYKDFDYIIAQEHDNAPKLENIISIPFNLSFVKSKNIIKQSSDDKSIGIIIGGDNSVFKMDVENIKNVLDLIFKNYDGYLKYITTSRRTSKNIEDLLNQYEFDYKLVYSDTPTINPIPDFIEKCEELFITIDSTSMISEARANSHADISIIELRSSHKDTKFHKLAQIANNIDTKIDFNKLLEKVEI, encoded by the coding sequence ATGAAAAGAATACTAATAATTAGTGACGGGAAACCAGGTCACTTAAATCAATCAATCGCCTTTTGTAAAATTAAAAATATAAGTTATGATATTTTAGAAGTAAAATTTAAATTAGAAATATTTAAACTATTTACTTATGCCTTAGATAAGTTCGAGCGATATTCTGATGAGTTATTTAAAGAATATAAGAAATATAACTTCGATTTTTATGATGCAGTTGTTAGTACAGGTTCTGGAACTTATTATTTTAATAAATTTATTTCAAAAAAATATAATATTAAATCAATCGCTCTTATGCTTCCAAAATCTTATAATTATAAAGATTTTGATTATATTATTGCGCAAGAACATGATAATGCTCCTAAACTTGAAAATATAATATCAATACCTTTTAACCTGTCTTTTGTAAAGTCAAAAAATATAATAAAACAATCAAGTGATGATAAATCAATTGGCATTATTATAGGTGGAGATAATAGTGTTTTCAAAATGGATGTTGAGAATATTAAAAATGTATTAGATTTAATATTTAAAAACTATGATGGGTATTTAAAATATATAACTACATCAAGAAGAACATCAAAAAATATAGAAGATTTATTAAATCAATATGAATTTGATTATAAATTAGTATATTCAGATACTCCAACAATAAACCCAATACCAGATTTTATTGAGAAATGTGAAGAATTATTTATAACAATTGATTCAACTTCAATGATTAGTGAAGCAAGAGCAAATTCTCATGCTGATATTTCAATTATAGAATTAAGATCTTCACATAAAGATACAAAATTCCATAAATTAGCACAAATAGCTAATAATATTGATACTAAAATTGATTTTAATAAGTTATTAGAAAAAGTTGAAATATAG
- a CDS encoding lipid A biosynthesis lauroyl acyltransferase, whose protein sequence is MNKLVYNIFLVFVFILRKLPKFIRRGFFKLLANFAYLVASKTNKIIEANLKLVFDNKISKKEIQKIQKYSYLNMLLWVQSLIENLDVTNDKLKNSVSIENKKIIDEALLKGKPIIFISAHFGNMEMLSTYINKNILTIHQVARQSNFEEIDEFIVKAREKSGSKIIFRDGAVKKLVKALIKKEAISLIIDQSINSREGTEVEFLGKKAYQTSTSSILARKFEATIIPIAIFNQDDYKYKIKVYDPILPIRTNNEENDIKVLSQLQANAISDIILEDKKQWFWPHKRFKSHYREIYEKNTNN, encoded by the coding sequence ATGAATAAACTTGTTTATAATATATTCTTAGTTTTTGTATTTATTTTAAGAAAATTACCAAAGTTTATAAGACGAGGCTTTTTTAAATTACTTGCAAATTTTGCTTACTTAGTTGCTTCTAAAACTAATAAGATTATTGAAGCAAATTTAAAACTTGTGTTCGATAATAAAATTTCAAAAAAAGAAATACAAAAAATACAAAAATATTCATATTTAAATATGCTATTATGGGTTCAATCTCTTATTGAAAACTTAGATGTTACTAATGATAAACTAAAAAATAGTGTTAGTATTGAAAATAAAAAAATAATAGATGAAGCTTTATTAAAAGGAAAACCTATTATTTTTATTTCTGCACATTTTGGAAATATGGAAATGTTAAGTACTTATATTAATAAAAACATTCTAACTATCCACCAAGTTGCAAGGCAATCAAATTTTGAAGAAATAGATGAGTTTATTGTAAAAGCAAGAGAAAAATCTGGTTCTAAAATAATATTTAGAGATGGAGCAGTTAAAAAACTTGTAAAAGCATTAATAAAAAAAGAAGCGATATCATTAATAATTGATCAAAGTATAAATTCAAGAGAGGGTACCGAGGTTGAATTTTTAGGGAAAAAAGCATATCAGACTTCTACATCATCTATTCTTGCTAGAAAGTTTGAAGCAACAATTATACCTATTGCTATATTTAATCAAGATGATTATAAATATAAAATTAAAGTTTATGACCCTATATTACCTATTAGAACTAATAATGAAGAAAATGACATAAAAGTCTTATCTCAACTTCAAGCTAATGCAATATCTGATATAATACTTGAAGATAAAAAACAATGGTTTTGGCCTCATAAAAGGTTTAAAAGTCATTATAGAGAGATATATGAAAAGAATACTAATAATTAG
- a CDS encoding Ppx/GppA phosphatase family protein yields the protein MSKVTTIIDIGSNSMRMVVLQKSSRFAFNLINETKSRVKISEGCYENNGNLQEIPMQRAYESMKSFLNISKSLKSRKVICVATSALRDAPNSKVFLSRIKKDFGLSIKVIDGEKEAYFGGVAAMNLLHDDSFVTVDIGGGSTEFCFVKDKNIVKSISLNIGTVRMKELFFNKNDIDGAREYIMDNLKKIFELNIEIPDVIVGIGGSIRSVSKIIMQRNEYPLDILHGYKYKVSKEEDFLNEIINAKDNDELKSLGVKKDRFDTIKEGTFIFKTILDELNISKVITSGAGVREGVYLNDLLRTSNCKFPSNFNVSVRSLLDRFQIEPKQSSYMGNNASKIFYALKPMHELDDKYKTFLVIASKLHSIGSTLNFYKSNDNAFDFILNGLSYDFLHTTRVIIAHMIKFSKKSLPSKKDISEYQELLPDIEVMRWLSFMISLNIVSNLDMSRPKIDYILNEETNTLSLKLDNKTFLINSNIEKLELPKEFNLEVL from the coding sequence ATGTCTAAAGTTACAACTATTATTGATATTGGGTCTAACTCAATGCGTATGGTTGTTCTACAAAAAAGTAGTAGATTTGCATTTAATCTAATAAATGAAACGAAAAGTAGGGTGAAAATTTCTGAAGGCTGTTATGAAAATAATGGAAATCTTCAAGAAATTCCTATGCAACGTGCTTACGAATCTATGAAATCTTTTTTAAATATATCCAAATCCCTTAAATCACGAAAAGTTATCTGTGTTGCTACATCAGCGCTAAGAGATGCACCAAATTCAAAAGTTTTTTTATCACGAATTAAAAAAGATTTTGGCTTAAGTATTAAAGTAATTGATGGAGAAAAAGAAGCATACTTTGGTGGAGTTGCTGCTATGAATCTTTTACATGATGATAGTTTTGTAACTGTTGATATAGGTGGAGGTTCTACTGAGTTTTGTTTTGTAAAAGATAAAAATATTGTGAAATCAATTTCATTAAATATAGGTACAGTTCGTATGAAAGAATTGTTTTTTAATAAAAATGACATTGATGGTGCAAGAGAATACATAATGGATAATTTAAAAAAGATTTTTGAACTTAATATTGAAATCCCTGATGTAATTGTTGGTATTGGAGGTAGTATTAGGTCTGTTTCTAAAATAATCATGCAAAGAAATGAATATCCTTTAGATATTTTACATGGTTATAAGTATAAAGTTTCAAAAGAAGAAGATTTTTTAAATGAAATTATAAATGCTAAAGATAATGATGAATTAAAATCCTTAGGTGTTAAAAAAGATAGGTTTGATACGATAAAAGAAGGTACTTTTATTTTCAAAACTATTTTAGATGAATTAAATATCTCAAAAGTTATAACTTCAGGTGCTGGTGTACGTGAAGGTGTTTACTTAAACGATTTACTTAGAACTTCTAATTGTAAGTTTCCTTCAAATTTTAATGTTAGTGTAAGATCACTTCTTGATAGATTTCAAATTGAACCAAAACAAAGTTCATATATGGGAAATAATGCTTCAAAAATATTTTATGCACTAAAGCCAATGCATGAATTAGATGATAAATATAAAACATTTTTAGTAATTGCTTCAAAGCTTCACTCAATTGGTTCAACACTAAACTTTTATAAATCTAATGACAATGCTTTTGATTTTATTTTAAATGGACTTTCTTACGATTTTTTACATACAACAAGAGTTATAATTGCACATATGATTAAATTTTCTAAAAAGTCATTACCTTCAAAAAAAGATATAAGCGAATACCAAGAGTTATTACCTGATATTGAAGTTATGAGATGGTTGTCTTTTATGATTTCATTAAATATTGTATCAAATTTAGATATGTCTCGACCAAAGATAGATTATATTTTAAATGAAGAGACAAATACATTAAGTTTAAAGCTTGATAATAAAACTTTTTTAATTAATTCAAATATTGAAAAATTAGAGTTACCAAAAGAGTTTAATCTAGAGGTATTATAA
- a CDS encoding YfhL family 4Fe-4S dicluster ferredoxin translates to MSLIITDECIACDACREECPNYAIEEGDPIYLIDSDRCTECVGHYEEPSCIEVCPVDCIIIDPDNQETMEELKFKFKQLQEEEV, encoded by the coding sequence ATGTCTTTAATTATTACAGATGAATGTATCGCATGTGATGCATGTAGAGAAGAGTGCCCAAACTATGCAATTGAAGAGGGTGATCCAATATACTTAATTGATTCTGACAGATGTACAGAGTGTGTAGGTCATTATGAAGAGCCTTCTTGTATAGAAGTATGTCCAGTTGATTGTATTATCATCGATCCAGATAACCAAGAAACAATGGAAGAATTAAAATTCAAATTTAAGCAACTACAAGAAGAAGAAGTTTAA
- a CDS encoding inositol monophosphatase family protein — protein MKTQITDLYKSTFIKAVILANKELLTYINNELKLEDLNYSKQIGYGGDKTLNIDLIAEEIFIRYLEVFGNIYSEECGRLSDDKNFDIIIDPLDGSDNFSSNLPYYGTSIALVSNDKTIAGFVCNLVNGILTYKAFDEEVKYEYLLDNRDNLLITSNKKIGIFERAYAYPNICTKLRQKNIKFRSPGAVALSLCDAKNYDFVLFVGNIREFDILASLYICDDLFLYKTDKFVLIAQNIQKFNQIKEILKE, from the coding sequence ATGAAAACTCAAATTACAGACCTTTATAAAAGCACTTTTATAAAGGCTGTGATATTAGCTAATAAAGAGCTACTAACATATATAAACAATGAACTCAAACTAGAAGACTTAAACTACTCAAAACAAATTGGATATGGTGGCGATAAAACGCTGAATATAGATTTAATTGCTGAAGAGATATTTATTAGATATCTTGAAGTATTTGGAAATATTTATTCAGAAGAGTGCGGACGTTTATCTGATGATAAAAACTTTGATATTATAATTGATCCTCTTGATGGAAGTGATAACTTTTCTTCTAATTTACCTTATTATGGAACTTCTATTGCCTTAGTTTCAAATGATAAAACTATAGCAGGATTTGTTTGTAATTTAGTAAATGGAATTTTAACTTATAAAGCATTTGATGAAGAAGTAAAATACGAGTATTTATTAGATAACAGAGATAATTTATTAATTACTTCAAATAAAAAAATAGGTATTTTTGAAAGAGCATATGCATATCCCAATATTTGTACAAAATTAAGACAAAAAAATATAAAATTTAGATCTCCAGGTGCAGTTGCTTTGTCTTTGTGTGATGCAAAAAACTATGACTTTGTATTGTTTGTTGGTAATATTAGAGAGTTTGATATTTTAGCTTCATTATACATTTGTGATGATCTATTTTTATACAAAACTGATAAATTTGTACTTATCGCACAAAATATACAAAAATTCAATCAAATTAAAGAAATACTTAAAGAATAA
- a CDS encoding glutamate synthase subunit beta: MLNFTKFERINPEKRDVLQRLKDYNEVYQVFGKQRAKEQSDRCMQCGDPYCHTGCPLGNYIPAWLKQTATKNPDLAFALSNETSPFPEILGRICPQDVLCEGACSLNTGHGAISIGAVETHISETAFAKGMKPKFSSKKKEQKVAVIGSGPAGISAATFLLRKGYHVEMFERADRAGGLMMYGIPGFKLDKTTVDRRVGWLVEAGMKLHLNCEIGKDKTAKELEDEFDAIFLGLGATAGRNAGIDGENSSNVHPAMNFLTGVQKRNLGKKNVDYIDVKDKKVVVIGGGDTAMDCVRTSVREGASSVKCLYRRDEANMPGSKKEVVNAKEEGVEFVFNVSPKSFKTDGKSAIGVELLTTSMSEPDESGRQKVVINDGSEYLEEADVIIMALGFSPEAPAFLNDLNVETNSWGGVVTNNKFTTSNSKVYAGGDCQRGAHLAVTAAADGRDAARVMIQTLA; encoded by the coding sequence ATGTTAAATTTTACAAAATTCGAAAGAATTAATCCTGAAAAAAGAGATGTTCTTCAAAGACTAAAAGATTACAATGAAGTATATCAAGTATTTGGAAAACAAAGAGCAAAAGAACAATCTGATAGATGTATGCAGTGTGGTGATCCATACTGTCATACAGGTTGTCCACTTGGAAACTATATTCCAGCATGGTTAAAACAAACTGCTACAAAAAATCCAGATTTAGCATTTGCTTTATCAAATGAAACATCTCCTTTTCCAGAGATTTTAGGAAGAATTTGTCCTCAAGATGTTCTTTGTGAAGGTGCTTGTTCTTTAAATACAGGTCATGGAGCTATTTCTATTGGTGCTGTTGAAACACACATTTCAGAAACAGCATTTGCTAAGGGTATGAAACCTAAATTCTCTTCAAAGAAAAAAGAACAAAAAGTTGCAGTAATTGGTTCTGGACCTGCTGGAATTTCTGCTGCTACTTTTCTTTTAAGAAAAGGTTACCATGTTGAAATGTTCGAACGAGCTGATAGAGCTGGTGGACTTATGATGTATGGAATTCCAGGATTTAAACTTGATAAAACTACTGTTGATAGAAGAGTAGGTTGGTTAGTTGAAGCTGGAATGAAATTACACTTAAACTGTGAAATTGGAAAAGATAAAACAGCAAAAGAATTAGAAGATGAATTTGATGCTATTTTCTTAGGACTTGGAGCAACAGCTGGAAGAAATGCCGGAATTGATGGTGAAAATTCTTCAAATGTTCATCCTGCAATGAACTTTTTAACTGGCGTTCAAAAAAGAAACCTTGGAAAGAAAAATGTTGATTATATCGATGTTAAAGATAAAAAAGTTGTAGTTATTGGTGGTGGAGATACTGCAATGGATTGTGTTAGAACATCAGTTAGAGAAGGTGCTTCTAGTGTTAAGTGTCTTTATCGTAGAGATGAAGCGAATATGCCTGGATCTAAAAAAGAAGTTGTTAATGCAAAAGAAGAGGGTGTTGAATTTGTATTTAATGTAAGCCCTAAATCTTTTAAAACTGATGGCAAATCAGCAATTGGTGTTGAATTACTTACAACTTCAATGAGTGAACCTGATGAATCAGGAAGACAAAAAGTTGTTATCAATGATGGAAGTGAGTATTTAGAAGAAGCTGATGTTATTATTATGGCATTAGGTTTCTCTCCTGAAGCTCCTGCATTCTTAAATGACTTAAATGTAGAAACTAATTCATGGGGAGGAGTTGTAACTAATAATAAATTTACAACTTCAAACTCAAAAGTATATGCAGGTGGAGATTGTCAAAGAGGTGCTCACTTAGCTGTAACAGCAGCTGCTGATGGTAGAGATGCTGCAAGAGTAATGATTCAAACTTTAGCATAA